The Akkermansia muciniphila genome contains a region encoding:
- the kdpA gene encoding potassium-transporting ATPase subunit KdpA, whose amino-acid sequence MSSHDLLIIVLFIGILVAFTPLLGKWLANVLQGKRTWLSPVLGPVERCTYRVAGVDPSREMDWKKYLTAVLLFNAAGFLILFLSLLCQKWLPLNPAGTENMRWDIALNTAISFMTNTNWQFYSGEGPEGISYFVQMTGLGVQNFVSAATGIAVMAALIRGLKRKCASTLGNFWADLTRSTLYFLIPISVVVALLLVSQGVVQSFDGPVTVPGMDGVEQVIPNGPAASQVAIKQLGTNGGGFFGNNSTHPFENPTPFSNMVEMLSLLLIGCACPYAYGVMIGKKKQGWIIFGAMMLLLVTTIGLSQWAEHAGNPLFPGMEMLEGKEVRLGVTNSSLWSVATTASSNGSVNCMHCSMSPLGGGIALFNMLLGEVIFGGLGCGLYGMLMFAMITVFLCGLMVGRTPEFLGKKIEAREVRWSMVGVLLPGIAVLVMSGLAAATEVGRESICNAGPHGLTEILYCFGSQAGNNGSAFAGLAVGDTPFYSVLGGLAMLLARFGAIIPVMIIAGSMVSKKTAPPAQGTMATDNLMFMVLLVAVVLIVGALTFFPALALGPVLEHLLLYSGTML is encoded by the coding sequence ATGTCCTCACACGACTTGTTAATCATTGTCCTATTCATAGGCATACTGGTCGCCTTCACCCCGTTGCTCGGGAAGTGGCTGGCGAATGTTTTACAGGGAAAGCGGACCTGGCTTTCCCCGGTTCTGGGCCCCGTGGAGCGCTGCACGTACCGTGTGGCCGGCGTGGACCCCTCCCGCGAAATGGACTGGAAAAAGTATCTGACGGCCGTTCTTCTGTTTAACGCCGCCGGATTCCTCATCCTCTTCCTTTCCCTGCTGTGCCAGAAATGGCTGCCGCTGAATCCCGCCGGCACGGAAAACATGCGGTGGGACATTGCCCTGAATACGGCCATCAGCTTTATGACCAATACGAACTGGCAGTTCTACTCCGGCGAAGGGCCGGAGGGCATCAGCTACTTTGTGCAGATGACCGGGCTGGGCGTCCAGAACTTCGTCAGCGCCGCCACGGGGATTGCCGTCATGGCTGCCCTGATCCGCGGGCTGAAAAGGAAATGCGCCTCCACCCTGGGCAACTTCTGGGCGGACCTGACGCGCAGCACCCTGTACTTCCTGATTCCGATTTCCGTAGTCGTCGCGCTTCTGCTGGTCTCCCAGGGAGTGGTGCAGTCCTTTGACGGGCCCGTCACCGTGCCGGGCATGGATGGCGTGGAACAGGTGATCCCCAACGGTCCGGCGGCCTCCCAGGTGGCCATCAAGCAGCTTGGGACGAATGGCGGCGGCTTCTTCGGGAACAACAGCACGCATCCCTTTGAAAACCCCACGCCCTTCAGCAACATGGTTGAAATGCTCTCCCTGCTCCTGATCGGCTGCGCCTGCCCGTACGCCTATGGCGTGATGATCGGAAAAAAGAAGCAGGGCTGGATCATCTTCGGCGCCATGATGCTTCTGCTCGTGACGACTATCGGGCTGTCCCAGTGGGCGGAACACGCGGGCAACCCGCTGTTCCCCGGCATGGAAATGCTGGAGGGCAAGGAAGTGCGCCTGGGTGTTACGAACAGCTCCCTCTGGTCCGTGGCTACCACGGCTTCCTCCAACGGTTCCGTGAACTGCATGCATTGCAGCATGTCTCCGCTGGGCGGCGGCATCGCCCTGTTCAACATGCTGCTGGGTGAGGTGATCTTCGGCGGCCTGGGCTGCGGCCTGTACGGCATGCTGATGTTCGCCATGATTACCGTGTTCCTGTGCGGCCTGATGGTAGGGCGCACCCCCGAATTCCTGGGCAAAAAAATTGAAGCGCGGGAAGTGCGCTGGTCCATGGTGGGTGTTCTGCTGCCCGGCATAGCCGTCCTGGTCATGAGCGGGCTGGCCGCCGCTACGGAAGTGGGACGTGAATCCATCTGCAACGCCGGACCTCACGGGCTGACGGAAATCCTGTACTGCTTCGGTTCCCAGGCCGGGAACAACGGCAGCGCCTTTGCGGGCCTGGCCGTGGGGGATACGCCTTTCTATTCCGTGCTGGGCGGCCTGGCGATGCTGCTGGCGCGCTTCGGAGCCATCATTCCGGTGATGATCATTGCGGGCAGCATGGTATCCAAGAAAACCGCGCCGCCGGCCCAGGGCACCATGGCGACGGACAACCTGATGTTCATGGTCCTGCTGGTGGCCGTGGTGCTGATTGTAGGCGCCCTCACCTTCTTCCCGGCCCTGGCCCTGGGGCCCGTTCTGGAGCATTTGCTCCTGTATTCGGGAACCATGCTGTAA
- a CDS encoding response regulator transcription factor: MSDLPADILIIDDERQIRRLLNLTLAGAGYHVRECENGQLGLSETALKRPDAIILDLGLPDISGLEVLKQLREWTQVPILILTAWDREDEKVDALDAGADDYLTKPFSGRELLARLRVMLRRNRPDREPSVFRLGSIVVDLSSRRVEKGKEEIHLTSKEYGILRLLLLHQGKVMTHRQLLREIWGPQHEEDTHYLRVHIAHLRQKLGDSDPENRIIRAESGLGYRIVADGAE, translated from the coding sequence ATGAGCGACCTTCCCGCAGATATCCTGATTATTGATGACGAACGGCAGATACGCCGTCTTCTGAACCTCACGCTGGCCGGGGCAGGCTACCATGTCCGCGAGTGTGAGAACGGACAACTGGGCCTGAGCGAGACCGCGCTGAAACGGCCTGACGCCATTATTCTGGACCTGGGCCTTCCGGACATCAGCGGCCTGGAAGTATTGAAACAGCTTCGGGAATGGACTCAGGTGCCCATTCTGATCCTGACGGCCTGGGACAGGGAGGATGAGAAGGTGGACGCCCTAGACGCCGGGGCGGACGATTACCTGACCAAGCCGTTCAGCGGCCGTGAATTGCTGGCGCGCCTGCGCGTGATGCTGCGGCGCAACCGTCCGGACAGGGAGCCCTCCGTGTTCCGGCTGGGATCCATTGTCGTGGACCTGAGTTCCCGGCGCGTGGAGAAGGGGAAGGAGGAAATCCACCTGACCTCCAAGGAATACGGCATTCTGCGCCTGCTGTTGCTTCACCAGGGTAAGGTGATGACCCACCGCCAGCTGCTCCGTGAAATCTGGGGCCCCCAGCATGAGGAAGATACGCACTACCTCCGGGTGCACATTGCCCACCTGCGGCAGAAGCTGGGGGATTCCGATCCGGAAAACCGCATCATCCGCGCGGAATCCGGCCTGGGGTACAGGATTGTGGCAGACGGGGCTGAATAA
- a CDS encoding sensor histidine kinase KdpD gives MFSEAHSDSQRADRILASIRREESRPGRGLLKIFFGMAPGVGKTYAMLEAAIQAADKGVQVMTGVAESHGREDTMRLIGRLPRLPMKKVVYRGVEMEEFDLEEALRIKPQLILVDELAHTNVPGMRHRKRYQDVEDLLAAGIDVYTTLNVQHLESRSDTVHDITAAPVQETVPDSVLAEADCIQLVDITPDQLRTRLQEGKVYSAPQASAALDHFFKESNLTALRELALRIMAEKVDHELTEVRTISGDRSIWRSGERLMVAVGPSPFSARLVRWTRRMAYALNAPWIALSVDTGVPLSPEQQQRLDANLELARRLGAEVVVMPGSDLAETLLRMAFLRNVSQIVVGKPQETYLWGLVRPMSLVDKLVKGSDQIDIYVVPAAPGPVRNRWKSWHRETEKYGRDYWLAAGVTAAVTGLGLLMAAFTGYFAPGFLYLAGVVGLGFFIRSRWAMLMAAALSALLWNLLFIPPVLTFKIERLDDALLCVFFFLVALSTGRLTSRLRVREQEEREREKKTNALFLYSRALASAADVPSLISVAVGQMSQIMGVRLAAMTPEDSGRLKIWEPGGAFPMDEKEWSVAAWCMEHRRPAGRFTDTLPVAEGFYLPMISGERCMGVLGVRPGEGERLTAGQKDLLESMGAQLAMALEREELRAERARTRLMEESEKLHRSLLDSVSHEFKTPLAVIEGGCEKLAGRAASAPEEREEYGEILLAARRLRRLVKNLLDVSRLESGALKPRLDWCDLGDVIEGALAATREARRNHPVSVALPPDYPLVKADFSLMEQVLVNLLLNACVHTPAGTPITLKGGADPARGQVWLDVHDLGPGIPPERAETIFERFRTTRPGGLGLGLPIVRGFMEAQHGAVSLVPVSAGTCFRLVFPLVEHDHVPEE, from the coding sequence ATGTTTTCAGAAGCGCATTCGGACAGCCAGCGGGCAGACAGGATTCTGGCCTCCATCCGGAGGGAGGAATCCCGCCCCGGCCGCGGCCTGTTGAAAATCTTCTTCGGCATGGCGCCGGGGGTGGGAAAGACGTACGCCATGCTGGAGGCGGCCATTCAGGCGGCGGACAAGGGCGTGCAGGTCATGACAGGCGTGGCGGAATCCCATGGCCGGGAGGATACGATGCGCCTTATCGGCAGGCTGCCGCGCCTCCCCATGAAAAAAGTGGTTTACCGGGGCGTGGAGATGGAGGAGTTTGATCTGGAGGAGGCGCTGCGCATCAAGCCCCAGCTCATTCTGGTGGACGAGCTGGCGCATACCAACGTCCCCGGAATGCGCCACAGGAAGCGCTACCAGGACGTGGAGGATTTGCTGGCCGCAGGCATAGACGTTTACACCACGCTGAACGTGCAGCATCTGGAAAGCCGTTCCGATACCGTGCATGACATTACCGCCGCTCCCGTGCAGGAAACCGTGCCGGATTCCGTGCTGGCGGAGGCGGACTGCATCCAGCTGGTGGACATTACGCCGGACCAGCTGCGGACGCGCCTTCAGGAAGGGAAGGTGTACAGCGCTCCCCAGGCTTCCGCCGCCCTGGACCATTTTTTCAAGGAGTCCAACCTGACGGCTCTCCGGGAGCTGGCCCTGCGCATCATGGCGGAGAAGGTGGACCATGAGCTGACGGAGGTGCGCACCATCTCCGGGGACCGCTCCATCTGGCGCAGTGGGGAACGGCTGATGGTGGCGGTGGGGCCCAGCCCGTTTTCCGCCCGGCTGGTGCGGTGGACTCGCCGCATGGCCTACGCCCTGAACGCTCCGTGGATTGCACTTTCCGTGGATACGGGCGTGCCGCTGTCCCCCGAACAGCAGCAGCGGCTGGACGCCAATCTGGAACTGGCGCGGCGGCTGGGGGCGGAGGTGGTCGTGATGCCCGGCTCCGACCTGGCGGAAACGCTGCTCCGCATGGCCTTTTTAAGAAACGTCAGCCAGATTGTAGTGGGAAAACCGCAGGAGACCTACCTGTGGGGGCTGGTGCGGCCCATGTCCCTGGTGGACAAACTGGTGAAGGGGAGCGACCAGATTGACATTTACGTGGTTCCCGCCGCTCCCGGCCCGGTCCGGAACCGGTGGAAGAGCTGGCACCGTGAAACGGAAAAATATGGCCGGGATTACTGGCTGGCCGCAGGCGTAACGGCGGCGGTCACGGGCCTGGGGCTGTTGATGGCGGCGTTTACGGGATATTTTGCGCCGGGTTTTCTTTACCTGGCCGGCGTGGTGGGGCTGGGATTTTTCATCCGCTCCCGGTGGGCCATGCTGATGGCCGCCGCGCTGAGCGCCCTGCTGTGGAACCTGCTGTTCATCCCCCCGGTTCTGACCTTCAAGATAGAGCGGCTGGATGACGCCCTGCTGTGCGTGTTTTTCTTCCTGGTGGCCCTGTCCACCGGGCGTCTTACATCACGGCTGAGGGTGCGGGAGCAGGAGGAGCGGGAGCGTGAAAAGAAGACGAACGCCCTGTTCCTGTACTCGCGCGCGCTTGCCTCCGCGGCGGATGTTCCGTCCCTGATTTCCGTGGCCGTGGGCCAGATGAGCCAGATCATGGGGGTGCGCCTGGCGGCCATGACGCCGGAAGACAGCGGCAGGCTGAAAATTTGGGAGCCCGGCGGAGCTTTTCCCATGGATGAGAAGGAATGGAGCGTGGCGGCCTGGTGCATGGAGCACCGCCGTCCCGCAGGCAGGTTTACGGATACGCTCCCGGTGGCGGAAGGATTTTACCTCCCCATGATATCCGGGGAACGCTGCATGGGCGTGCTTGGCGTGAGACCGGGGGAAGGGGAGCGCCTTACGGCCGGACAGAAGGATTTGCTGGAAAGCATGGGCGCGCAGCTGGCCATGGCGCTGGAGCGCGAAGAATTGCGGGCGGAACGGGCGCGTACGCGGCTCATGGAGGAATCTGAAAAACTGCACCGTTCCCTGCTGGACAGCGTTTCCCATGAGTTCAAGACGCCTCTGGCCGTGATTGAGGGCGGCTGTGAGAAGCTGGCCGGGCGCGCCGCGTCCGCGCCGGAGGAACGGGAGGAGTACGGGGAAATCCTGCTGGCCGCGCGCCGCCTGCGCCGTCTGGTGAAGAATCTTCTGGACGTGAGCCGCCTGGAATCCGGCGCCCTGAAACCCAGACTGGACTGGTGCGACCTGGGGGACGTGATTGAAGGGGCGCTGGCCGCCACCAGGGAGGCGCGCCGTAACCATCCCGTGTCCGTCGCCCTGCCGCCGGATTATCCGCTGGTGAAGGCGGATTTCTCCCTGATGGAGCAGGTGCTGGTCAATCTGCTGCTGAATGCCTGCGTTCATACTCCTGCGGGAACCCCCATTACGCTGAAGGGCGGAGCCGATCCCGCGCGCGGCCAGGTCTGGCTGGATGTCCATGACCTGGGGCCGGGCATTCCCCCCGAACGGGCGGAAACCATATTTGAACGTTTCCGGACGACGCGGCCCGGCGGCCTGGGCCTGGGGCTTCCCATCGTGCGCGGTTTCATGGAGGCCCAGCATGGGGCCGTCTCCCTGGTGCCCGTTTCCGCCGGAACCTGTTTCCGCCTTGTCTTTCCCCTGGTGGAGCATGATCATGTTCCTGAAGAATAA
- a CDS encoding TonB-dependent receptor, with amino-acid sequence MKITHIARNIGAAALGCAMITGTACMGGETSFPAAPSLARVQEAAIPSTDTDWAFSLSAGWSSKYVTEGLDCLPGSGIWEVAPSISWKDLTLSAWYAGGDSANYDELDLVLGYAWKLGKWTVNPWYEHQFYFTQDYNVANPALTVSYAVTDWLTVGAETQVKVEHQDFEAYYSAFVQLEWSPLENVTVAPMVRYGYNGGYNVDYDDGSNCIDWSLGVTWRFAEHYSLSGSVNYSQAATVLRRRDAGDEFWVGFRLGVEF; translated from the coding sequence ATGAAGATTACACACATCGCAAGAAACATAGGGGCCGCAGCCCTGGGCTGCGCCATGATAACAGGAACCGCCTGCATGGGCGGAGAAACGTCTTTCCCGGCTGCTCCCTCCCTGGCGAGAGTACAGGAGGCCGCCATACCCTCCACGGACACAGACTGGGCCTTTTCCCTTTCCGCGGGGTGGTCCAGCAAATATGTGACGGAAGGGCTGGACTGCCTGCCGGGCAGCGGCATTTGGGAAGTGGCTCCGAGCATTTCCTGGAAGGACCTTACGCTCAGCGCCTGGTACGCCGGAGGGGATTCCGCCAATTACGATGAACTGGACCTGGTGCTGGGCTACGCCTGGAAGCTGGGAAAGTGGACCGTCAATCCCTGGTATGAGCACCAGTTCTATTTCACGCAGGATTACAATGTAGCCAATCCGGCTCTGACCGTCTCCTATGCCGTGACGGACTGGCTGACCGTGGGAGCGGAAACCCAGGTAAAAGTGGAGCATCAGGATTTTGAAGCCTATTACAGCGCCTTTGTGCAGCTGGAATGGTCCCCTCTGGAAAACGTGACCGTGGCCCCCATGGTCAGGTACGGGTATAACGGCGGTTATAACGTGGACTATGATGACGGCTCCAACTGCATTGACTGGAGCCTGGGCGTGACGTGGCGGTTTGCGGAACATTATTCGCTTTCCGGCTCCGTCAACTATTCCCAGGCGGCCACGGTGCTGCGCCGCAGGGACGCCGGGGACGAGTTCTGGGTGGGCTTCCGCCTGGGCGTGGAATTCTAA